In methanogenic archaeon ISO4-H5, the following are encoded in one genomic region:
- a CDS encoding prefoldin alpha subunit PfdA, with product MNDEELRQAMQALESYNKQLEGITRQARILQNTRDETTRASRTVQALVDAKPGDEILIPVGGSCLVTVQVSEKKKAIIGVGSKISVEKDFPEALEYLERTTNELSDAIQKTISAMQEIQGYVEELDAAIQQEYAARRSQGSAQ from the coding sequence ATGAACGACGAGGAACTCCGCCAGGCGATGCAGGCCCTCGAGAGCTACAACAAGCAGCTCGAAGGCATCACCCGCCAGGCCAGGATTCTGCAGAACACCCGCGACGAGACCACCAGGGCCAGCAGGACCGTGCAGGCCTTAGTGGACGCCAAGCCCGGTGACGAGATCCTGATTCCCGTCGGAGGCTCCTGTCTGGTCACCGTTCAGGTTTCCGAGAAGAAGAAAGCGATTATCGGGGTCGGAAGCAAGATCTCCGTGGAGAAGGATTTCCCGGAGGCCCTTGAGTACCTCGAGCGCACGACCAATGAACTCTCCGATGCCATCCAGAAGACCATCTCCGCCATGCAGGAGATCCAGGGATACGTCGAAGAGCTCGACGCGGCCATCCAGCAGGAATACGCCGCAAGAAGATCTCAAGGCAGCGCCCAGTGA
- a CDS encoding signal recognition particle receptor FtsY — MFDSLKSKLKNLFKKGEKLDAESVYKEEPEAPAVQETAAPEVPETETPVQETVPEQVPEPKREEPAPEVKPEPAPAPAPKKEEKKEDRKGKPVKGKNKRSDEMLSSSFLSKKIKDDPLDDILDELEVTLLESDVAYPVVQEIIVGVRNNLAGKKYSREYTLEEIVELAVKEAVSDVLRINVFDFDAWLAEQKKPTVIMFIGINGTGKTTAIAKIANRLKQEGRSVVLAACDTFRAGAIEQLSIHADKLNVKIVKSVQDADPASVAYDAIEHARSKMKDVVLIDTAGRMQTNNNLIAEMKKIVKVAKPDLKIFVGDSLAGNDAVEQAKVFDEAVGIDAIILTKIDTDAKGGAALSIAKTIGKPIAFVCDGQEYEDIEKFDADWMLERLFDQVAA, encoded by the coding sequence ATGTTCGATTCCCTCAAGTCGAAGCTGAAGAACCTTTTCAAGAAAGGCGAGAAGCTCGACGCCGAATCGGTCTACAAGGAAGAACCCGAGGCACCCGCCGTCCAGGAGACGGCGGCCCCCGAGGTGCCTGAGACCGAGACCCCTGTCCAGGAGACCGTTCCCGAACAGGTACCGGAACCCAAGAGGGAAGAACCCGCACCTGAGGTCAAACCCGAGCCCGCCCCTGCCCCCGCTCCCAAGAAAGAGGAGAAGAAAGAGGACAGAAAGGGCAAGCCCGTCAAGGGCAAGAACAAGAGATCCGACGAGATGCTCAGCTCTTCTTTCCTGAGCAAGAAGATCAAGGACGACCCGCTCGACGACATCCTCGACGAGCTGGAGGTCACCCTCCTGGAATCCGATGTGGCATATCCCGTCGTGCAGGAGATCATCGTCGGTGTACGCAACAACCTCGCCGGCAAGAAGTACAGCAGGGAGTACACCCTGGAGGAGATTGTCGAGCTCGCAGTGAAAGAAGCTGTCAGCGACGTCCTCCGTATCAATGTTTTCGATTTCGATGCGTGGCTCGCCGAACAGAAGAAGCCTACCGTCATCATGTTCATCGGCATCAACGGCACCGGCAAAACCACCGCCATCGCCAAGATCGCCAACAGGCTGAAGCAGGAGGGACGCAGCGTCGTACTGGCGGCATGCGACACCTTCAGGGCCGGAGCCATCGAACAGCTCAGCATCCACGCCGACAAGCTCAACGTGAAGATCGTCAAATCCGTACAGGATGCGGATCCCGCTTCCGTTGCCTACGACGCAATCGAGCACGCCCGCTCCAAGATGAAGGATGTGGTCCTCATCGATACCGCAGGCAGGATGCAGACCAACAACAACCTCATCGCCGAGATGAAGAAGATTGTCAAGGTCGCCAAACCCGACCTCAAGATCTTCGTGGGTGATTCCCTCGCCGGCAACGATGCCGTCGAGCAGGCCAAGGTCTTCGACGAGGCCGTGGGAATCGATGCCATCATCCTCACCAAGATCGACACCGACGCCAAGGGCGGAGCTGCCCTCTCCATTGCCAAGACCATCGGCAAACCCATCGCATTCGTGTGCGACGGACAGGAGTACGAGGACATCGAGAAGTTCGATGCCGACTGGATGCTCGAGAGGCTTTTCGACCAGGTCGCCGCCTGA
- a CDS encoding DNA primase small subunit PriA: protein MERQGGFQQQKPYTEVELDPNSRFLFKLFRRYYRSFTPDMPDRFTKKEYGFIPFGKTMQRHMAFSSPDDLKTFMMSKVPAHSYYSTAYYRHPAKPVMEEKEWMGAELIFDLDADHLAGAEEMTYSQMMVQIRKEMISLVDDFLCSDLGFSEKQVRICFSGGRGYHAHIRTNDIYTLGTNERRELVDYVSCIGLDLDTVFPIHTDAVSVSVMGNGLTRSNTHSYRVIPPADSGGWKLKLREALKLICLNIIESDPKVIKAIYPSVKATPQTLVNLRTHLKGMFRTMFEHNSMNGLTNPEQDILMKALNDVAPLLSSEVDKPVTPDIKRLIRLPGSLHGKTGLKVVHITRDELTDYDPLQSAVPDVYTDDPVKVTMRKPMDLYMMGEHMSLKGETEVPEYAAPLLIGRKYASYGWESERKERLF, encoded by the coding sequence ATGGAAAGGCAGGGCGGTTTTCAGCAACAGAAACCCTATACGGAGGTCGAACTGGACCCCAACAGCCGTTTCCTTTTCAAACTGTTCCGCAGGTACTACCGCTCCTTCACCCCGGACATGCCCGACCGTTTCACCAAGAAGGAATACGGTTTCATCCCCTTCGGGAAAACGATGCAGAGGCATATGGCGTTCTCCAGTCCCGATGATCTGAAGACCTTCATGATGTCGAAAGTGCCAGCACACAGTTACTACTCCACCGCGTACTACCGCCATCCCGCCAAACCGGTCATGGAGGAGAAGGAATGGATGGGTGCCGAACTCATCTTCGACCTCGACGCGGACCACCTCGCCGGTGCGGAGGAGATGACCTATTCGCAGATGATGGTGCAGATCCGCAAGGAGATGATCTCCCTGGTGGACGACTTCCTATGTTCCGACCTGGGCTTCTCGGAGAAACAGGTCCGTATCTGCTTCTCCGGCGGAAGGGGTTACCACGCCCACATCCGCACCAACGACATCTACACCCTGGGGACCAACGAACGCAGGGAGCTGGTCGACTACGTATCCTGCATCGGACTGGATCTGGACACCGTTTTCCCCATCCACACCGATGCGGTCAGCGTCAGCGTCATGGGTAACGGGCTGACCCGTTCCAACACCCATTCGTACCGCGTCATCCCGCCCGCAGACTCAGGCGGATGGAAACTCAAGCTGAGGGAGGCACTGAAACTGATCTGCCTGAACATCATCGAGAGCGATCCGAAGGTCATCAAGGCGATCTACCCCTCGGTGAAGGCCACCCCGCAGACGCTGGTGAACCTCCGCACCCATCTGAAGGGGATGTTCAGAACCATGTTCGAGCATAACAGCATGAACGGCCTCACCAACCCCGAACAGGACATCCTGATGAAGGCCCTGAACGATGTCGCACCCCTCCTCTCGAGCGAGGTCGACAAACCCGTCACCCCCGATATCAAGAGACTGATCCGTCTGCCTGGGTCATTGCATGGCAAGACGGGTCTGAAGGTGGTGCACATAACCCGCGACGAACTCACGGATTACGATCCCCTGCAGTCCGCGGTACCCGACGTCTACACCGACGACCCCGTAAAAGTGACCATGCGCAAACCCATGGACCTGTACATGATGGGCGAACACATGTCCCTCAAGGGCGAGACCGAGGTCCCGGAATACGCCGCGCCCCTTCTGATAGGCAGGAAGTATGCCAGTTACGGGTGGGAATCCGAAAGGAAGGAAAGACTGTTCTGA
- a CDS encoding ribosomal protein LX, whose protein sequence is MKAFLVTGHFADPRKEQPFSIEMAAEDETAVREKVLSTIGSRHKMKRWQVTITAVEELPADKVESHLVKYQIGA, encoded by the coding sequence ATGAAGGCATTCCTTGTAACCGGTCACTTCGCTGACCCCAGGAAAGAGCAGCCCTTCTCCATCGAGATGGCTGCCGAAGACGAAACCGCAGTCAGAGAGAAAGTCCTGTCCACCATCGGAAGCAGGCACAAGATGAAGAGATGGCAGGTCACCATCACCGCCGTCGAAGAGCTCCCCGCCGACAAGGTCGAGAGCCACCTCGTGAAATACCAGATCGGTGCATGA
- a CDS encoding adhesin-like protein, producing MQQKQLITIILVIAVVAAAAVGAVLLLKGGSSGDTKYTVTYNTNGGNEIAAKEFTKNTDTFDLATPTKDGNTFLGWYLNADFSGDKITQVAKGTEKNITVYAKWQLDLANNTLPSAAQITANTDVKVTFDSGATDKIIPAAAVDELKAGKTLEVEDTVNKLTWTMSGSDSKQTGYADQAMDTTVTPDTSLLASEKKITLDFAYDGTLPYESTIRYFIGTDVFPAGTLISIQNSGEAEPIGQFPVDAEGYVTFTITHCSDWVLTQYITLTLDGNGGTFTISEQTVATTTVGGNYNSDVPVLPVPSRTGYGFDPWVSPVKFTEDATLTAQWTAYTYQVVFNKNSDAATGTMAAQDMTYDTEAALTANAFNNDGYSFAGWATTADGAVVYTDGQTVRNLTNVKEGTVNLYAKWNVATYTIAFNTDGGTLVDSIEYTIETPTFDLPTNTTKTGMHFGGWFIMDPSQIVTQITQGSYGDKTFMANWTANTYTVTFNANDQAATGTMAPQNMTYGTSVALTSNGFSKEGSAFRGWATSADGAVAYTNGQTVLNLTDVNEGNVNLYAVWGNNNISVSFSLNGAPMANVGTVTVHKDANSAVMTETTTGTFTFESTGDVSIVNGETYTIKRGNDTVCEITVDSGTGTGYVYYYTVVFSGDNGVIETQTVLKDDVAVAIDYPSRTGYTCNGWRNEATGNNWVFSTPITAHLELVPDWAAKTYTVTFNKAEGAGGSDSVTATYDAALPDITVPAKEGSQFLGYFLGDVQYISNQGKGTKTWDVDTASPELVAHWGAIQYTAAINLGGGSIGSGNVGQGWQITLTGYEKDFDYGTAVTAIIADFGVTPVKEYYTFEAWSPNSGTIGTEGITITASYVLQNFTIAFSVNGGSGSVASIQNVKLGDTIDQPAYTGTRAGYENAGSWCYDEYGSVNVPFAEGQLNVSGAVLDYAENNTVTFYAKWTQINYTVTFNLNTGSGNVPGDLTNKHYGDTITLARPTASKDTKFFGGWNTKADGTGTNYSVGNVTIDDAFVEFAQGTTVTLYINWVDGLYTATLGDIFGGHTYYYNQGGDQIGSVEFRAMVIRADASTYDIEMMFNEQGTWIADSYMTIAQGNYPQLYGDSNDSDYAVYLRQGDHFIEPVQVSFNGVTNTVYLDCYTRNMNGSTVTMAEDADLTCFYMEMEMGGGGMEYSRSKQVIETVLTGTGNEYTPTPIAVQYKASQNAQTSIPYSGANYQTPEAIGMAIPDGMEFRGWMLMDDDYDPEGDNPMLTTAHAVGCARTVYAVFTEIVLTPTNIDWEVHNLPAGITLTINGEDAYESDGSPSYPLIFTGGTNWSKEEVNDGQYCYTFTLDQTVYHAQIKKGNSTNITENPDGDRMRVAFNALGDGQRYSITIYFWMDDPLMGGYMPTVNDSFTYHEESFLSEETTYTVEEVNSDYSYNATDGNRSYIFGPFMYPQDNYIVYLLNSEVTNNQGAGLYTHRISTETFLNGQVECYVMENSVYQRYWNQSTERTVRTETMVNQGFYGKDNGLLYQYNNDAIAHFTVTLTSKPAQMRSVTQYEAVLDGNGGTFGGEPTTVRDYSFTFDATTPRWNDHALTGWNTQANGNGRSYVEGDVFNPADLVEGRIVLYAQWMIDGFYLDIIADAGGTPESATREVLYSDMNHGEMSLYFYEFPEITAPSNKVTGSYRVESLNVAFESVMFMEPVYSFTPNGDGTYRYGGDSNTYYKFGNKDVYYNLFEYDFGGGNVSRSLTVAPLTGETIEIYLVWTADIAAVTFHSNYGDQVQIINYANTDFYCGYFPSGDIFAKQYYSFIGWGPTADADPNDTIGGGEPYATMMGTEFWAIWNYSGSYTVNFCNSEDPEDHSMSPVVRTMGDRQALPTCTLTPPEGKVFYNWRLNDPDEGRDIENGSTEDLARSELPVTLYAIWDWE from the coding sequence ATGCAGCAGAAACAACTGATCACCATCATACTTGTCATCGCCGTCGTGGCAGCCGCCGCGGTCGGTGCGGTGCTCCTCCTGAAGGGAGGATCCTCCGGCGACACCAAGTATACGGTGACCTACAACACCAACGGCGGAAACGAGATCGCCGCCAAGGAGTTCACCAAGAACACCGACACATTCGATCTCGCCACCCCGACGAAGGACGGAAACACCTTCCTCGGATGGTATCTGAACGCAGACTTCTCCGGTGACAAGATCACACAGGTCGCCAAGGGAACCGAGAAGAACATCACAGTCTACGCCAAGTGGCAGCTGGACCTCGCCAACAACACCCTGCCCAGCGCGGCGCAGATTACCGCCAACACCGATGTCAAGGTCACCTTCGACTCCGGTGCCACCGACAAGATCATCCCTGCCGCCGCGGTCGATGAGCTCAAGGCAGGAAAGACCTTGGAGGTCGAGGACACGGTCAACAAGCTCACCTGGACCATGTCCGGATCCGACAGCAAGCAGACGGGATACGCTGACCAGGCGATGGATACCACTGTCACCCCTGACACCAGTCTCCTCGCTTCCGAAAAGAAGATCACCCTGGACTTCGCATATGACGGAACCCTCCCCTACGAGTCCACCATCAGGTACTTCATCGGAACCGACGTGTTCCCTGCCGGAACCCTCATCAGCATCCAGAACTCTGGCGAGGCCGAACCCATCGGACAGTTCCCCGTGGATGCAGAGGGATATGTCACCTTCACCATCACGCACTGTTCCGACTGGGTCCTCACCCAGTACATAACCCTCACCCTCGACGGTAACGGCGGAACGTTCACGATCTCGGAGCAGACCGTCGCCACCACCACCGTCGGCGGCAACTACAACTCCGACGTGCCCGTCCTCCCCGTCCCCTCCAGGACCGGGTACGGATTCGATCCCTGGGTATCCCCGGTCAAGTTCACCGAGGACGCCACCCTGACGGCCCAGTGGACCGCCTACACCTACCAGGTGGTCTTCAACAAGAACTCCGACGCAGCTACCGGCACAATGGCCGCCCAGGACATGACCTACGACACCGAGGCAGCCCTTACCGCCAATGCATTCAACAACGACGGTTACAGCTTCGCAGGATGGGCGACGACCGCCGACGGAGCCGTCGTCTACACCGACGGACAGACTGTCAGGAACCTCACCAATGTCAAGGAGGGAACTGTCAACCTGTACGCCAAGTGGAACGTCGCGACCTACACCATCGCGTTCAATACCGATGGCGGTACCCTGGTCGATTCCATCGAATATACCATAGAGACCCCGACCTTCGATCTGCCCACCAACACCACCAAGACCGGTATGCACTTCGGAGGATGGTTCATCATGGACCCGTCACAAATAGTCACCCAGATTACCCAGGGAAGCTATGGGGACAAGACGTTCATGGCAAACTGGACGGCCAACACGTACACCGTAACCTTCAACGCCAACGATCAGGCCGCTACCGGTACGATGGCTCCCCAGAACATGACCTACGGTACCTCCGTGGCTCTCACCAGCAACGGCTTCTCCAAGGAAGGAAGTGCCTTCAGAGGATGGGCCACCTCTGCCGACGGAGCTGTCGCCTACACCAACGGCCAGACTGTCCTGAACCTCACCGATGTCAACGAAGGAAACGTCAACCTTTACGCCGTATGGGGTAACAACAACATCTCCGTATCGTTCAGTCTTAACGGTGCGCCAATGGCCAATGTCGGAACCGTTACAGTCCACAAGGATGCCAACAGCGCTGTGATGACCGAGACCACCACTGGCACATTCACCTTCGAGAGCACAGGTGACGTCTCCATCGTGAATGGCGAGACCTACACCATCAAGAGAGGAAACGACACCGTCTGTGAGATTACAGTCGATAGCGGAACTGGAACAGGATACGTGTACTACTACACCGTCGTGTTCAGCGGAGACAACGGAGTCATCGAGACCCAGACCGTTCTCAAGGATGATGTGGCAGTGGCCATAGACTACCCCTCCAGGACAGGTTATACCTGCAACGGCTGGCGCAATGAGGCCACCGGCAACAACTGGGTGTTCTCCACCCCCATCACCGCCCATCTGGAACTCGTCCCCGACTGGGCCGCCAAAACATACACAGTGACCTTCAACAAGGCCGAAGGAGCCGGCGGATCCGACAGTGTGACCGCTACCTACGATGCGGCCCTCCCCGACATCACCGTCCCCGCCAAGGAAGGAAGCCAGTTCCTCGGATACTTCCTCGGCGATGTGCAATACATCTCCAACCAGGGTAAGGGAACCAAGACTTGGGACGTCGATACCGCCAGCCCCGAACTTGTTGCCCACTGGGGAGCCATCCAATACACCGCTGCCATCAACCTCGGCGGCGGATCCATAGGATCCGGCAATGTCGGACAGGGATGGCAGATCACCCTCACCGGCTATGAGAAGGACTTCGACTACGGTACCGCCGTGACCGCCATCATCGCTGATTTCGGTGTGACCCCTGTCAAGGAGTACTACACCTTCGAGGCCTGGTCCCCCAACTCCGGAACGATTGGAACCGAGGGAATCACCATCACCGCAAGTTATGTCCTCCAGAATTTCACCATCGCCTTCAGCGTGAACGGAGGAAGCGGCAGTGTCGCATCCATCCAGAACGTGAAACTCGGAGACACCATCGACCAGCCCGCGTACACCGGAACCAGAGCTGGCTACGAGAACGCGGGATCCTGGTGCTACGATGAATACGGCAGCGTGAACGTACCCTTCGCCGAGGGCCAACTCAACGTGAGCGGTGCTGTTCTGGATTATGCTGAGAACAACACGGTGACCTTCTACGCCAAGTGGACGCAGATCAACTACACCGTGACCTTCAACCTGAACACCGGAAGCGGCAATGTCCCCGGTGACCTCACCAACAAGCACTATGGAGACACCATCACCCTTGCAAGGCCCACTGCCTCCAAGGACACCAAGTTCTTCGGCGGATGGAACACCAAGGCTGACGGAACCGGCACCAACTACAGCGTCGGCAACGTCACCATCGATGATGCTTTCGTCGAATTCGCACAGGGAACCACTGTAACCCTGTACATCAACTGGGTCGACGGCCTTTACACCGCAACCCTCGGAGATATCTTCGGCGGCCACACCTACTACTATAATCAGGGCGGTGATCAAATCGGATCTGTCGAATTCAGAGCCATGGTCATCAGAGCGGATGCCTCGACATATGACATCGAGATGATGTTCAATGAGCAGGGAACTTGGATTGCTGACAGTTACATGACCATCGCCCAGGGCAACTATCCCCAGCTGTATGGCGATAGCAATGATTCGGACTACGCAGTGTATCTGCGCCAGGGAGATCATTTCATAGAGCCTGTCCAGGTCTCATTCAACGGCGTTACCAACACCGTATACCTCGATTGTTACACGCGCAACATGAATGGATCAACTGTGACCATGGCCGAGGATGCTGACCTCACCTGCTTCTACATGGAAATGGAGATGGGTGGAGGAGGTATGGAGTACTCTCGCTCCAAGCAGGTCATCGAGACTGTCCTAACTGGCACAGGAAACGAATACACTCCCACCCCCATCGCGGTCCAGTACAAGGCCAGTCAGAATGCTCAGACTTCGATTCCCTACTCCGGTGCCAACTATCAGACCCCCGAGGCCATAGGTATGGCTATCCCTGACGGAATGGAATTCAGGGGCTGGATGCTGATGGACGATGACTACGACCCCGAAGGCGACAACCCGATGCTCACAACCGCCCATGCCGTAGGCTGTGCGCGTACCGTCTATGCGGTGTTCACGGAGATCGTCCTCACACCCACCAACATCGACTGGGAGGTGCACAACCTGCCCGCAGGCATCACCCTTACCATCAACGGCGAAGATGCATACGAGTCGGACGGTTCGCCTTCCTACCCCCTCATCTTCACGGGAGGAACCAACTGGTCCAAGGAGGAGGTCAATGACGGACAGTACTGCTACACCTTCACCCTCGATCAGACCGTGTACCACGCGCAGATCAAGAAGGGTAACAGCACCAACATCACCGAGAACCCCGATGGAGACAGAATGCGTGTCGCATTCAATGCCCTCGGAGACGGACAGAGGTACAGTATCACCATCTACTTCTGGATGGATGACCCGCTCATGGGCGGATATATGCCCACGGTCAATGATTCTTTCACTTACCATGAGGAATCCTTCTTATCGGAAGAGACTACCTATACAGTGGAAGAAGTGAACTCCGACTACAGTTACAACGCGACCGACGGCAACCGCTCGTATATCTTCGGCCCGTTCATGTACCCCCAGGACAACTACATCGTCTACCTGCTGAACAGCGAGGTCACTAACAACCAGGGTGCCGGACTCTATACACACAGGATAAGCACTGAGACCTTCCTCAACGGTCAGGTCGAATGCTATGTCATGGAGAACTCTGTCTATCAGCGCTACTGGAACCAGAGCACTGAGAGGACTGTACGGACCGAGACCATGGTCAACCAGGGATTCTACGGAAAGGACAACGGCCTGCTGTACCAGTACAACAATGATGCGATTGCCCACTTCACCGTTACCCTGACCAGCAAGCCTGCGCAGATGAGATCCGTCACCCAGTACGAGGCCGTCCTCGACGGAAACGGAGGTACCTTCGGAGGAGAACCCACTACTGTGCGTGACTACTCGTTCACCTTCGATGCTACTACCCCCCGCTGGAACGACCATGCGCTGACCGGCTGGAACACACAGGCCAACGGTAACGGCAGGAGTTACGTCGAAGGAGACGTATTCAACCCCGCTGACCTCGTCGAAGGAAGAATTGTCCTCTACGCACAGTGGATGATAGACGGATTCTACCTCGACATCATCGCCGATGCGGGCGGAACTCCCGAATCGGCCACCAGAGAGGTATTGTACTCGGATATGAACCATGGAGAGATGTCTCTATACTTCTATGAGTTCCCCGAGATTACCGCACCCAGCAACAAGGTCACGGGATCGTACAGGGTCGAATCCTTGAATGTTGCATTCGAATCTGTGATGTTCATGGAACCCGTCTATTCCTTCACCCCTAACGGTGACGGAACCTACCGGTACGGCGGAGATAGCAATACCTATTACAAGTTCGGAAACAAGGACGTGTACTATAACCTATTCGAATATGACTTTGGCGGAGGAAACGTATCTAGATCTCTCACCGTAGCTCCCCTGACCGGGGAGACCATCGAAATCTATCTGGTCTGGACTGCGGATATCGCTGCCGTGACATTCCACTCCAACTATGGAGACCAGGTTCAGATTATCAACTATGCCAACACTGATTTCTACTGCGGTTACTTCCCCTCGGGCGATATATTCGCAAAGCAGTACTACTCCTTCATCGGATGGGGACCTACGGCAGATGCTGATCCCAATGATACCATTGGAGGGGGAGAACCGTATGCGACCATGATGGGTACCGAGTTCTGGGCAATCTGGAACTATTCCGGATCCTATACCGTCAACTTCTGTAATTCCGAAGATCCCGAGGACCATTCCATGTCCCCTGTCGTGAGGACTATGGGAGACCGTCAGGCTCTCCCCACCTGTACGCTCACCCCTCCGGAAGGTAAGGTGTTCTACAATTGGAGACTGAACGACCCGGATGAGGGAAGAGATATTGAAAACGGATCCACAGAAGATT
- a CDS encoding transposase, producing MFVPRVHMTEIRTMEIRLYPNKTQERTMLDTIGHCCFLYNHLLEHCRNAFAESLRHPTEYDMNKEITAFKKERPELITVYSRVLINVSTRVSLAFKGFFRRLATKTEHAGFPRFRSFSRYDSFTYTQSGFSLENGRLKLSKIGTIRIAGLRKMFGRLKTCTVKREGIGPHYRWKACLTYECEEIKTSFLEDTRESVGIDLGLETVVETSSEYSFVNPRHLRKAEKTIAAIQRRMMAFEKGSPGWLKYKQRLYHAFTRLRNIRKAERYGIVNYLISKFSLIAVEDIDVEKIQEKALGKGMRKSYSDASWAMLTDTLCTKAAEAGCTVVKVRPEYTSQRCSACGRLVPKTLSERRHVCTCGADMGRDKNAAFNVERLGLQALQLTRCRMEILGHSGRSQWGNP from the coding sequence ATGTTCGTCCCGAGGGTGCACATGACCGAAATCAGGACGATGGAAATCAGACTCTATCCCAACAAGACCCAGGAGAGGACCATGTTGGATACCATCGGTCATTGCTGTTTCCTTTACAACCATCTCCTCGAACATTGCAGGAATGCCTTCGCGGAAAGCCTTAGACATCCTACCGAATACGATATGAACAAGGAGATAACTGCCTTCAAGAAGGAACGTCCAGAACTTATTACTGTTTACTCTCGGGTGCTAATCAATGTCAGCACCCGCGTATCCCTGGCGTTCAAGGGGTTCTTCAGACGTCTGGCGACGAAAACGGAACACGCCGGTTTCCCCAGGTTCAGATCCTTCTCCAGATACGATTCCTTCACATACACGCAAAGCGGTTTCTCGCTGGAAAACGGGAGACTGAAACTGTCGAAGATCGGCACCATCCGCATCGCCGGTCTCAGGAAGATGTTCGGCAGGCTGAAGACCTGCACCGTGAAACGCGAAGGTATCGGCCCGCATTACAGATGGAAGGCCTGCCTCACCTACGAGTGCGAGGAGATAAAGACCTCCTTCCTGGAGGATACCAGGGAGTCCGTAGGTATCGACCTCGGTCTGGAGACCGTGGTGGAGACTTCCTCAGAGTATAGTTTCGTCAACCCCCGTCATCTCAGGAAGGCGGAGAAGACCATTGCCGCCATCCAGCGCAGGATGATGGCCTTCGAGAAGGGCTCTCCGGGATGGCTGAAGTACAAACAGAGGCTGTATCACGCCTTCACCCGTCTCAGGAACATTAGGAAAGCGGAGAGATACGGGATCGTCAACTATCTGATAAGCAAGTTCAGCCTCATCGCCGTCGAGGACATCGATGTGGAGAAGATCCAGGAGAAGGCCCTCGGAAAGGGGATGAGGAAATCATACAGCGACGCGAGCTGGGCAATGCTCACCGATACCCTGTGCACCAAAGCGGCAGAGGCTGGGTGCACGGTGGTGAAGGTGAGACCGGAATACACGTCGCAGAGGTGTTCAGCGTGCGGACGGCTGGTTCCGAAGACACTTTCGGAGCGGAGGCACGTCTGCACGTGCGGTGCAGACATGGGCCGCGACAAGAACGCCGCATTCAATGTCGAGCGCTTGGGCCTGCAAGCGTTGCAGCTGACCCGCTGCAGAATGGAGATACTCGGTCACTCGGGTAGATCACAGTGGGGAAATCCATGA